GCGACAAGGCGACCGCACGCGCTCACGTCATGGCTCGGGGTGTCCCCGTCGCTCCCGGATTCTCCGCGGTCGGGCTCCGCGACGACGAGATCGCCGCCCGAGCCGCGGAGGTCGGGTATCCGCTCCTCGTGAAGCCGTCGGCCGGTGGTGGCGGCAAGGGCATGGAGATCGCGCAGGATGCCGCGACCCTGCAGGCGGCACTCGACTCCGCGCGCCGGATTGCCGCAGCCGCCTTCGGCGACGACAGCCTCGTGCTGGAACGACTGGTCGCGCGTCCCCGCCACATCGAGGTGCAGGTCTTCGGTGATCAGCACGGCACCGTGATCGCACTGGGGGAACGCGAGTGCACGCTGCAGCGCCGGCACCAGAAGGTGATCGAAGAGGCTCCGTCGGCGGGACTCCCTGCCGCGACGCGCGACGCCCTCCTCGCGCAGGCGGTACGAGCTGCCGAGAGCGTCGACTACGTGGGCGCTGGCACGGTGGAGTTCCTCGTCGATGCCGATGATCCCGCGACGTTCTTCTTCATCGAGATGAACACGCGCCTGCAGGTGGAGCATCCCGTGACAGAGGAGGTGACCGGGCTGGACCTGGTAGAACTGCAGCTTCTCGTCGCGGCGGGTCGTCCACTGCCGGAGCGTGCGACCGCACCCGTCATGCAGGGACATGCCGTCGAAGCACGCGTCTACGCAGAGGCTCCGGCGCGCGGATTCCTGCCGTCGCTGGGAACGATCGTGCAACTCACGGCGCCGGCGGGTGTGCGCGTGGATTCGGCGGTCGAGACCGGCAGTACGGTCTCCGGCGCCTACGACCCGATGATCGCCAAGATCATTGCGTACGCGCCGGACCGCCGCACGGCGCTGGAACGCCTGGATGCCGCTCTCGCGCAGACCGTCGTGTTGGGGGTCGACACGAACATCGCCTTCCTCCGACAGCTCTGTCAGAACGAGCGGGTGCGGGAAGGAGACATTGACACCGGGCTCATCGAGACGCTGCTGCCGATCGCGCCGTCCGCAGCCACCGCCGCGATGCTCGCCGCCGCGGCAGGAGTGACGAGCGGACCCCCGTCCAGCACGCACGTCTCCGCCCTGTGGGCGGAGCGGCCCGGGTGGCGACTCGGCCGGGCGGAACCGCGAGCCGCGCGCTGGTTCCGCACAGATGACGATGAGGTCTTCGAGGTCCCCGAGAACGCGGATACGTCGGGTGCCACGGCGGCCGTGGACGCGGATGGCGCGGTCTGGGTGAGCGCCGGAGGCGACAGCATCCGCCTTCGTCCGATCGATCGCGCGGGACGATTCCGTCTGCGCCGCGCCGCCATGACCCGACAGGATGCCGCACATGACCCGCTGTGCCGTGCGCCGATGCCTGGAACAGTCGTCGCTCTGCACGTCAGCGACGGTGCGGTCGTGCGCACTGGGGACCGGCTCGTCTCCATCGAGGCGATGAAGATGGAGCATCCCGTCCTCGCGCCGCGCGACGGGACAGTCTCCCTGCTCGTCGCCGTCGGCGATCAGGTGCGTCGGGAGCAGTCCGTCGCCCGCATCGTCGCCCCCGAAGAACCATCGGCCTCAGACCCCGAGGCTCCCGACTCTTACAAGGAGCACCTGTCATGAACGATCTCTCCTCTGAAGAACGCGAGCTCGCCGGTCTCGTCCGCGAGTTCGCCGACACCGTCGTCGCACCGCAGTCCTACGAAGCCGACCGCACGCACACCCTGTCGATGGATGTCGTGCGGCAGATGGGGGAGATCGGCCTCTTCGGCCTTCCCTTCCCGGAGGAGTACGGCGGGCAGGGTGGTGACTACTTCGCCCTCTGCCTCGCGATCGAGGCGCTGGGCCGCGTGGACCAGTCCATCGCGATCACCCTCGAGGCGGGGGTGAGCCTCGGGGCCATGCCGATCTTCCGGTTCGGAACCGAGGAGCAGAAGCAGGAGTACCTGCCCGATCTCCTTTCCGGACATGCACTTGCGGGTTTCGGCCTGACCGAGCCCGAAGCAGGCAGTGACGCCGGCGCGACCCGCACGACCGCACGGGAGGACGGCGGCGAATGGGTCATCGACGGCACGAAGCAGTTCATCACGAACTCCGGCACTCCGATCACGCGCTTCGTCACGGTCACCGCGGTCACCGGTCAGCAGGACGGGCGCAAGGAGATCTCCACGATCATCGTGCCGAACGGCACCCCGGGCTTCACCGTCGAACCCGCCTACGACAAGGTGGGGTGGAACGCGTCCGACACGCACCCCCTGACGCTCGACGGTGTGCGTGTCCCGCAGGAGAACCTGCTGGGCGTGCGCGGCGAGGGTTTCCGCAACTTCCTCAGCATCCTCGACGAAGGACGCATCGCGATCGCAGCTCTCGCGACCGGCGCCGCGGAGGGATGCCTCGAAGAGGCGACCCGCTACGCCCAGAGTCGGACGGTTTTCGGCGCGGCGCTGAGCACCCGGCAGAATGCGCAGTTCACGCTCGCCCGCATGGCGGCGCGGGTGCACACTGCACGGCTGGCGTGGCACCATGCGGCACGACTTCGGGATGCCGGTGAGTCGTTCGCCGTGGCATCCGCGATCGCCAAGCTCGTCGCCGGGGAAGCCGCCATGGACAACGCGCGCGACGCCACGCAGATTCTCGGCGGGAACGGCTTCATGAACGAGTTCACCGCCGCCCGCCACTACCGGGACTCCAAGATCCTGGAGATCGGTGAGGGCACGACCGAGGTGCAGCTGCTCGTGATCGCACGGGCCCTGGGCGTGGCCTGAGGCGAGGGGAGCGCTACCGTGGAGAACGTGAACGCGCAGGTAGAGACCCCAGGTCCCGACATCGTGCAGCGGGGGCTGTACTTCGAGGAGTTCGTCGTCGGCGCGCGCTATCTGCACCGGCCAGGGCGCACCGCGACGGAGGCCGACAACGTCCTGTTCACCACCCTCACCATGAACACGCAGGCGCTCCACCTGGATGCGGCGTTCGCGGCGACGCAGGAGCCGTACCGGGAGCGGCTGATGAACTCGATGTGGACGCTGTCGACCATGGTCGGCGCGTCTGTCGCGCAGCTCACGCAGGGCACGCTCGTCGCGCAGCTCGGGCTCGGGGACGTGCGCTTTCCACACCCGTTGCTGCAGGGTGACACTCTGTACACCGAGAGCGTGATCACCGAAAAGCGGCTGTCGGCCTCGCGGCCGGGGCAGGGCATCTGCACGATCGCACACACCGGCCGCAACCAGGATGGCACGGTCGTGGCCACCGCGAGTCGCACCGTTCTCGTCCTCTGCCGCCCCGATCCCGGAAAGTGATGCCGATGTCTCCCTCCTTCGCCCTGGGACCTGCGCTTCTGTTCTGTCCCGCAGATCGTCCGGAACGATACGCATCCGCGCTCACAAAGGCCGATGGCGCCATCATCGACCTCGAAGACGCTGTGCTTCCCGCCGCGAAGGCCGCGGCACGCCGCGCCCTCGTCGACGCGGACCTCGACCCCGAGCGGGTGATCGTTCGCGTCAACGGCACCGACAGCGATGAGTTCGCCGCCGATCTCGCGGCTCTCGCGGAGACGCGTATCCGCACGGTCATGGTCGCGAAGGCCGAAGACGCATCTGCGCTGGACGCGTTCGGTGGGCGCTACGACCTCATCGCGCTGTGTGAGACAGCGCGCGGCGTGCAGGCAGCGCCGGAACTGGCGCGGCATCCGCGGGTCACGGCGCTCATGTGGGGTGCGGAAGACCTTGTCGCCTCGCTCGGCGGAACATCGAGTCGCAATGCGGACGGTCGCTACCGCGACGTCGCTCGCGTCGCTCGGGCCCAGGTGCTGCTCGCGGCAGGTGCGGCGGGAATCGCCGCGATCGATGCCGTCCATCTCGACATCGGCGACGTCTCCGGTCTGGCAAGAGAGGCGGCGGATGCTGCGGCGTCCGGATTCGGCGCGACCGCGTGCATCCATCCGCAGCAGGTGGCCGTCATCCGCGAGGCCTACCGGCCGGATCCGCAGCTCGTGACGTGGGCCCAGGGGGTCTTGGCCTCCGCAGAGGGGGAGAGGGGCGTCTTCCGTTACGACGGGCGGATGATCGACGAGCCCGTGCTCCGCCACGCACGTTCGATCCTTCAGCGCGCCGCCGACGGTACCGTCTAGACGCCGATGAGCTCTTCGGACTGGCCGAGATCCGAAGCCAGCAGATGCACGCCCGCGGTATCCGCGACGAACCGATGCACCGAGCCGTTGAGCAGTCGGCTGCCGTGGGCGGGGATCGTGCCCTTCGATGCATGATGCACGAGCGATCGGATGAGTCCTCCGTGCGTCACCACGATGAGGCGCGGTGCGCGCGGGGCGGTCCGGGCACGGGCGCGACGAGCGATCTCGTCGAGCGCTGCGAGCGCACGCTCGCGCACCTCGTCGAAGCTCTCCGCTCCGGGAACCTCTGCGTGCCAGTCGCCGTAGCGATCGAGGAACTCCTGGACGAGGATCCCCTCCGCCTCGCCGAACGCTCGTTCGTGCAGGGTTGGCGCGATCACCGGCGCAGGGAGCGAGAGCTCGCTCGCGATGACCTCCGCGGTCTGCTGCGCCCGCAGCAGCGGACTTGTGATGACGGCATCGAACGTCTCGCCGCGAAGAGTGTCGGCGGCGCGACGTGCGTCAGCGAGACCCGTCTCATTGAGCGGGATGTCGGTCAGTCCCTGGATGCGGCGGTCGAAGTTCCAGGCCGTCTGGCCGTGGCGGACGAGAGCGAAGAAGGTCACTCCTCGACCCTACCCAGGGCTGTCGGAGTGGACGATGTGAGCGCCCGCGCCAACGCCGGGAGGACTTCACTCGTACCGGCCGCGATCGTCAGCGCCGCCCACGTGTCGACGCGCGTCGGCTCGTGGTTCACGATCACGATCGGCAGGTCTCGACGGCGCGCCCGCTCGGCGAAGCGCACCCCGGAGTTGACGACCAGTGACGTCCCCGCGATGAGGAGCGCGTCGGACGCCCGGAGCAGCGACTCCGCCGTGCGGAAGCGAGAGAGCGGAATCGTCTCTCCGAAGAAGACTACGTCGGGTTTCAGCATGCCTCCGCAGACGGTGCACACCGGCACCAGGAATCCGTCGGTGGCCTCGGGGACCACATCTCCGTCGGGACCCAGAGGGATGTCGTCCGCTGCGGCCAGCCACGGGTTTCTCGCGTCGATCTGCGCGGCGACACTCTCTCGATCGAACACCTGTCCGCACTGCAGGCAGTAGACGCGCCGGCCTGTGCCATGCAGTTCGATGACACGCTGGCTGCCGGCCTGCAGGTGCAGACCGTCGACGTTCTGCGTCATGACGCCGGTCACGGCACCTGCACGCTCGAGCTCTGCGAGCGCGCGGTGCCCCGCATTGGGGTGCACGGCGCTGAAGCGGCGCCAGCCGAGGTGGCCGCCCATCCAGTAGCGGCGACGCGCCGCATCCCCGCTCAGGAAGTCCTGTACGGTCATCGGACGGCGGGGGACTCCCGCGGCACCCCGATAGGTCGGGATGCCGGAGTCCGCGGAGATCCCGGCGCCCGTGAGCACCGCCGTGCGGCGATCGGCCAGCAGATCGACGGCGCGAGCGACCTGCTCATCGATGTCGACCGATTCCATCGCGCGCCGCTCCCTCCGGTGCTCCGCACGTGCGCGCGGTGCACTCCAAGCCTAGGGCGGCATGGCAGAGTGGAGGCCGGTGTCGCAGAACCCACATCACCGCATCGCTGAGAGGTTTTCATGCCCGTCGTCACCATCGAAGACCCGGACGATTCGCGTCTGGATGACTTCCGCAATCTCACCGACACGGCACTTCGGCTGCGCAGTGAGCATGTCGACGGGCTCTACATGGCGGAGTCGACCAAGGTCATCGCTCGCGCTGTCGCCGCAGGCCACCGTCCGCGGGTGGTCATGGTCCAGGAGCGACGACTCGCTGATGTCCGCGAGATCGTCACAGATCCGCAGGTGCTCATCGCGGTCGTGCCGGATGCGGTCGCGGAAGCTGTCACGGGGTTCGATGTGCACCGAGGCGCGCTCGCGTCCATGCAGCGCCCCGCGTTGCCCAGCATCACCCAGGTGACGCAGGGCGCCCGACTCATCCTGATCCTCGAGGATCTGATCGAGCATCAGAACGTCGGTGCGGCCTTTCGCGCCGCCGCCGCTCTCGGGGCGGATGCTGTACTGATCTCCGCACGCTGCGCGGATCCGCTCTACCGGCGCAGCGTCCGGGTCAGCATGGGCACGGTCTTCCAGGTGCCGTGGAGCCGCTTCACGTCCTGGCAGGAGCTGCGGGACGAGCTTCCCATGGTGCAGATCGCTGCCCTCGCGCTCCGGGAGGACGCGGTCACGCTGGAGGAGTACGCGCCTCAGCGGGCGGATCGGGTCGCCCTCGCGCTCGGCACCGAGGGAAACGGACTGAGTGCGGAGGCTCTCGACACGGCGGATGTGGTCGTGACCATTCCGATGTACGGCGGCGTGGACTCGCTCAACGTCGCCTCGGCGGGTGCGGTCGCGCTCTGGGCGCTGCGCCACCCGCCGGCGCCGTAGTCAGTCCTGCTCGGGACGCAGCACGGGCATCGGGTCGGGACGTTTGGCCTCGACGAAGTCGCCCGACGACTGATGGCGGAGGCGTCGCAGCACCCACGGAACCAGGTGCTCACGCGCCCAGGCGACATCGTTGCCCCGCGCCTCGCGCCAGGTGCGCACGGGCAGCGGATCCGGAGCCATCGCCTGAAGATCATTGGGGACGTTGAGAGCACGCAGAACCATTCGCGCGACCTCGTGGTGTCCGAGAGCGTTGAGATGCAGACGGTCGTCCGCGAAGAACCGTGGATCCTGAATGACCTTGAGGCCCCACTGATCGGCCACGATGCAGTCGTGCCGGTCGGCGATCGCACGCACGTTCTCGTTGTAGATGGCGACCTTGCCGCGGAACGGGCGGAAGACCGGGGTGAAGCCCGTGTCGATCCCGGTGAAGAGCACGACCGCGGCGCCTGTGCGCGAGAGGCGCGTGACGGCGTCGTCGAGCATCGTCGCGATCTCGTCGGGGTCGGTTCCGGGGCGAATCACGTCGTTGCCCCCGGCACAGATCGACACGAGATCGGGGTTGAGGGCGACAGCCGGTTCGATCTGCTCGTCGCTGATCTGGCCGATCAGCTTTCCGCGCACGGCGAGGTTCGCATACGCGAAGTCGTCGACCTGTGACGCGAGCACCTCCGCGACGCGATCCGCCCATCCGCGCTGTCCGCCGGGGGCGGAGGGCTCGGGATCGCCGATTCCCTCGGTGAACGAGTCTCCGACGGCGACGAAGCGGCGCCACGGGTGCGGGGTGTCGTTCGCGACGAATGGGGTACGTGGTGCTTCCTGACCGGTCATCGGCAAGCCTCCTCGGGGCGTTTTCGCGGTGCGAGGGTGCCCGAACCGCGCCCACGAGCCTACCCTCTGGGGAGGGCCGCTCGACAGGTTCGTCGGTTGTCCGACGCCTCGTCTATCGTTGATGACGATGCTTTCTCCGTCCTTCCCCCAGCGCGCCCCGTGGGGTACTGCAGACAAGCTGAGGGCCTGGCAGAGGGAAGCGCTCGATGCATACTTCCAGGCTGATCAGCGCGACTTTCTGGTCGCGGCGACCCCGGGTGCAGGAAAGACGACCTTCGCTCTGACCCTCGCGGTGGAGCTGCTCCGGATCGGCGAGGTCGACCGTGTGATCGTGGTCGCTCCGACCGAGCACCTCAAGACCCAGTGGGCGGACGCCGCGGCCCGTGTCCACATCCGCCTGGACCCGCGTTTCCGGAACAGCCATTCGATGCCCGCCCGGCAGTACCACGGCGTTGTCGTGACATATGCGCAGGTCGCAGCGAAGTCCTACGTCCACCGCGTTCTGACCGAATCCGCCAAGACGCTCGTGATCCTCGACGAGGTGCACCACGGTGGCGATGCACTGAGCTGGGGTGACGCGATCCGCGACGCCTACGGACCCGCGCGGCGTCGTCTGCTGCTGTCGGGAACGCCGTTCCGCAGTGACACCGCCCCCATTCCCTTCGTCGAGTATCTGCCCGACGAGTCCGGCGCACGCGTGTCGAGCACGGACTACCGTTACGGCTACGGACGCGCACTCGCCGACGGCGTCGTGCGACCGGTGCTCTTCCACATGTACTCGGGCAAGATGCGCTGGCGCACGAGCGCGGGCGATGAGCTCGAGGCGCACCTCGGGCAGGACAACACGAAAGACGTCAACTCCCAGGCGTGGCGCACGGCGCTCGATCCGGCAGGGGAGTGGATGCCCGCGGTGCTCTCCGCCGCCGATCGACGTCTGACCGAGATCCGACACCATGTGCCCGATGCGGGTGGCCTGGTCATCGCTACCGACCAGACCGCTGCGCGCGCCTATGCCGTTCTGCTGCGCGAGCTGACGGGCGAACGGGCGACGGTCGTGCTCTCCGACGAGGCCGAGGCGTCGTCACGCATCGAGCAGTTCAGCGCGAACACGAGCCGCTGGATGGTCGCGGTGCGGATGGTGTCCGAAGGCGTCGATGTCCCGCGACTCGCGGTCGGCGTGTACGCGACCTCCTCCTCGACGCCGCTGTTCTTCGCGCAGGCCATCGGCCGCTTCGTGCGGGCCCGTCGTCGCGGTGAAGCCGCCAGCGTGTTCCTGCCCAACGTGCCGGTGCTGATGACGCTCGCGAACGAGATGGAGAAGCAGCGCGATCATGCGCTTGATCGTCAGACGAAGGATGACGACGGTCTCGAGGACTCGCTGCTGGACGCGGCCAATCGCGAGGACGACGCATCCGACGCCCTGACCGAGGAGTTCAGCTATCAGGCGATCTCCTCCCTGGCACACTTCGATCGTGTCGTCTTCGACGGCAAGGACTTCGGACAGCTCGCCGAACCGGGCACGCCCGAAGAAGAGGAGTTCATCGGGTTCCCCGGTCTTCTTGAGCCGGAGCACGTCCACGAACTGCTCATGCAACGGCAGGCGCGACAGGGCAAGCTCCGCGCCGCCCGTGAGGCGACAGAACCGGCGCCGACGACGACCCTGCCCGAACCGCTGCACCGCACGCTGCGCGAGCAGCGGCAGCTGCTGAACAGTCTGGTCGGCGTCTACGCGCGGCAGACCGGCGATCCGCACGGGGCTGTCCACGCCGAGCTGCGTCGCCTCTGCGGCGGACCCGCCGTCGCACAGGCGACCGTCGCGCAGCTGCAGGCGCGAATCGACCTGCTCCGACGCCGCGTCCGCAGCTGATCGGCGGCTGCCTTCGGAACCCCGAAATGCTGGCAATCCGGGTGCGGATGGGGTCCTCGTGGTGAGCCTTCACTAGCGTGGAACAGTTGTCCGCTTCCTGGAGGTCCCGATGAATCCCCCCGCCACCCCGACGCCTTCTGATCGGCGCCGCTGGGCACGCTACCTGGTCGAGGAGCGCGCCGAACGGCGCGTGTACGAGCGCCTCGCCGAGCGTCGCGAAGGTGAGGAGCGCGAGATCCTGCTCTCGCTCGCAGAGGCTGAGCGCCGTCACGAGCAGCACTGGCTCGAACTTCTCGGTGAGGAACCCGCGCGACTGCCGAAGGCGGGGCTCTCCTCTCGGGTGCTGGGGTGGATGGCTGGCCGGTTCGGATCGATCTTTGTCCTCGCCCTGGCGCAGAGCGCGGAAGCCCGCTCTCCCTATGACGCCGAGATCTATGCCACTCCCGCGATGCGCGCCGATGAGAAGGTGCACTACGAGGTCGTGCGGGGATTGGCCGCCCGCGGGCGCCGACGACTCTCCGGCTCGTTCCGCGCCGCCGTCTTCGGTGCGAACGACGGTCTGGTGAGCAACCTGGCACTCGTGATCGGCATCGGTGCGACGGGCGCGAGCTCCGCGTTCGTTCTGTTCAGTGGCATCGCAGGACTGCTGGCCGGCGCGCTCTCCATGGGCGCGGGCGAGTTCGTCTCGGTGCGCTCCCAGCGTGAGCTTCTCGCGGCGACGGAGGCCGATGGAGCGGCCGAACTGCGGGCGGGCGATCTCGACATCGACGAGAACGAACTCGCGCTCGTCTACCGGGCACGCGGCGACGATGAGACGCAGTCCCTCGAGCGTGCACGACGCGTCGTGGCGGCGGCCAAGGCCGGCGCGAGGAGGGCCGCGACAGGGCCCGTGCGCACGCACGGCGTCGGCGTGGCGGAGGTCGTCGGCAGCGACTGGGGCGCCGCAGCGTCGAGCTTCCTTCTTTTCGCATCCGGGGCGATCATCCCCGTGCTGCCGTGGATCTTCGGGTTGGAGGGCGCGACCGCTGTCATCCTGGCTCTCGTCCTCGTGAGCGTCGCTCTCCTGACGACGGGAGCGGCTGTCGGCATCCTCTCCGGCGGTCCGCCCTTGCAGCGTGCTCTGCGCCAGTTGGCGATCGGCTTGGGCGCGGCTCTCATCACCTACGGGCTGGGGCTGATCTTCGGCGTCGACGTCGCCTAGCCGCACAGACGCCGATAGTCTCGAAGCACGATCCGCGCGAGAGGGCACCCTGTGAGCACACGCACCGTCACCGTTCCGAATGATGCGTCGGCGGCTGTCATCGCCCGCAACGCTGTCACGGTCCTTGGCGCTGGGGACGGCCCCACTCTCGTCTTCGCTCATGGATACGGCAATGAGCAGTCCGCGTGGCGTCGTATCGCGGAGCGTTTAGCTGAGACGCACCGCGTCGTCCTCTTCGACTATGTCGGCTCGGGCCGCAGTGACCTGCGCGCGTACGACGAGAAGCGCTACGACTCGCTCGAGGGATACGCCGACGATCTGATCGAGGTGATGGACGCGGTCGAGGCGAAGGATGCTGTCCTCGTCGCGCACTCCGTCAGCGGCATGATCGGGGCCTTGGCCTCGATCCGTCGCCCGGACCTCTTCCGCCGCGTGATCATGATCTGTCCCTCGCCGCGCTACGTCGACGACGGCGACTACGTCGGAGGGTTCAGCCGTGAAGACGTGCTCGGTCTCCTCGGAGCGATCGAGGCGAACCAGCCCGCCTGGGCGGCCTCCCTCGCTCCGGCAGTGACCGCACGGGACGACCGCCCAGATGTCGTGGACCGCGTCCGCGGCTTCTTCGCCGCAACGCCCGAACGCGTCGCGGTGCACTTCGCGCGTGTGGTGTTCTTCAGCGACGTACGGCATCGTCTCCGCGAGGTCACCGTGCCCGTGACCATCGTCCAGTCCGAGGGAGACATCATCTGCCCGCCGCACATCGGCGGGTATCTGCGCGATCACATCCAGGGGAGTGAACTCGTGCAGCTCGAGACGGCCGGGCACTTCGTCCATCTGACGGAGCCCGATCTCGTGGTCGAGCTGATCCAGGATCGGCTGTGACCGACGACCGCACTCAGGTAGGACTGTCGCATGACCTCCTGGATGCTGCGCCCGTCGCCATCCTCACGATGGAGCTTCGGGGCACGATCCTCGCGCACAACGCTCCGACGGCGCGGTGGCTCGGAGACGATGAAGGCCTGATCGGCAGCAATCTCGTCGATCTGCTGACGCCTGCTTCGCGCCTCCTCTACGAGACACAGGTGGTGCCGCGCCTGGTGGAAACAGGGCACGTACGGGCGCTCACACTGGAGGTACGCACACGTTCGGGGGAGAAGCGCCCCATGCTCGTCAACGCGAATCTCCGCCAGCGCGATACACCGACTCCGGTCGTCCACATCGCCGCGTTCGATGCGACCGCGCGGGTCGAGTTCGAGCAGGAACTCGTCCAGACCCGCCGTGAAGCCGCCGTCGCGCACCGCGCCCTGAGCTTGCTGCAGGAGGCGACGAGCCGGCTCGCGCTGGCGGGCGGAAGCGACGACCTCGGTGAGATTCTCGCTGACAGCGCCGGTACCGCCCTTCAGGCGCGGTGGACGGAGGTACGACTGCAGGAGAATACGGGCGGCGATGCTGTCGGCGCCGCGACGCTCCGACGGTGGGGGCAGGCGCCACCCAGCGTGGGAGTGGCGCCGGACGAGGCGTTCTCGTCAGACACTCTGATCTGCCGTGATCTCACCGAGATCGCGGCAGAGAAGCCCCAACGTGCAGCGGCCCTCACGAAGGATGGCGTGGAGGCACTCCTGGTCGTCCCGATCATGCGCGAGCGACAGGACGGGCGCACCGTGCTGGGCGACATCCGCTGCTGGTTCGGGCGACCGCGCACTCTCGGAAGCGAAGAGGTGGAGACCCTGCACGCGTTGGCAGCGCAGGCAGAGCGCGTGCTGGATCACCTGCGCCTGCAGGACCGCTTGAGACACATCGCACTTCACGACGCTCTGACCGGGCTTCCGAATCGAATGCTGTTCCAAGACCGGCTCGCCGAGACTCTCGCGCACAGTGGGACGAGAGAGGAGCCCTGCGCGGTACTCTTCATCGATCTCGACGGCTTCAAGCAGATCAACGACGCACGCGGCCACGGGGTGGGGGACGAGGTGCTGCGCACCGTCAGCACGCGCTTGCGGAACGCATGCCGTCAGAGCGACGTCGTGGCGAGGCTCGGTGGAGACGAGTTTCTCATCCTGCTCGAGGATATGACGCTGGAGGATGCGCGGAGTCTGGCCGAGCGCGTGCGCGCCGCGGTGCGGATGCCCCTCGATGGTCCGGCCTCCGGTATGCCGCTCTCGGCGAGCGTCGGCGTACTTGGCTGGAATCCGCGCGACGGTGTGCGCGCCCCGAGTGCGGCGGAGTTCATCGCTGCCGCGGACGCCCTCATGTACGAGGTGAAACGCGATGGCAAGGACGGCGTGCTGGCCCGCGGATGGAGCGCCTAGGGACGAAAGCCTGTGCGAGACGAAGAGCCGACCGTGGAAACAGAGAAGGCCGGTTCTTTCGAACCGGCCTTCTCGATCTGTGCGCGGAGGGGGACTTGAACCCCCACGCCCTTGCGAGCACTACGACCTCAACGTAGCGCGTCTACCATTCCGCCACCCGCGCAGATCTTTTTCGTTGTTTCCAACGAAGATCGAGATTAGCACGATCTCCGAGGCCTCACGAACCGGGACGCACGCCCGGGCGCGTCGCCGCGATTCGATAGCCTGGGGTCATGCCTGACTCTGCGTCCGATCTACCCGAAGTCGTTCGTGTCGCCGCGGACCTCATCCGGTTCGACACCTCGAACTTCGGCGGCGGCAACGCCAAGGGCGAGCGGGAAGCCGCAGAGTACGTCGGCGCCTACCTCGAGTCACTTGGTCTGGTTCCGGAGTACTTCGAACCGGTCCCTCGGCGCACGAACGTCATGGCGCGTGTTCCGGGACGCAATCGCGACAAGCCGGCGCTCGTGGTGCACGGGCACCTCGATGTCGTTCCGGCGATGGCCGAGGACTGGAGCGTCGACCCCTTCGCGGGAATCGTGCGTGACGGCATGCTCTGGGGTCGCGGGGCCGTCGACATGAAGAACATGGATGCGATGATCCTCACGGCCGTCGCTGACCTGCTGCGCGCGGGGGAGCAGCCCGAGCGTGACCTGATCCTGGCGTTCTTCGCCGACGAGGAGAACGGCGGGGTCGAGGGCTCGGCGCTCGTGGTTCGCGAGCGCCCGGAGTGGTTCGCGGGTGCGACAGAGGCGATCAGCGAGGTCGGCGGCTACTCGATCTCCGTCGACGGCCATCGCGCGTATCTCCTGCAGGTCGGGGAGAAGGCGCTCCTGTGGATCCGTCTCGTCGCCCGCGGTCGCGCCGGGCACGGCAGCCGCCTGCACCCCGACAACGCGGTGACGCGGCTTTCCGAAGCCGTCGCGGCCATCGGTCGGACGCACTGGCCGGTGCGGCTGACCGACACGACGCGACAGCTTCTCGAGGGACTCAGCGCGCTTTCCGGGCGTTCCGCGGAGGATCCGGATGCCCTGGCTTCCGCCGCGGGGCCCGCGGAGGCCTTCCTTCGCTCCAGCTTCCGCACCACGACGAACCCGACAGCTCTGACGGCCGGGTACAAGCACAACGTGATCCCCGAGCGCGCCGAGGCGCTCATCGACGTTCGCGTGCTGCCCGGCACAGAGGATGCCGTTCTCGCTCAGCTGCAGGAGAT
The DNA window shown above is from Microbacterium keratanolyticum and carries:
- a CDS encoding alpha/beta fold hydrolase, producing the protein MSTRTVTVPNDASAAVIARNAVTVLGAGDGPTLVFAHGYGNEQSAWRRIAERLAETHRVVLFDYVGSGRSDLRAYDEKRYDSLEGYADDLIEVMDAVEAKDAVLVAHSVSGMIGALASIRRPDLFRRVIMICPSPRYVDDGDYVGGFSREDVLGLLGAIEANQPAWAASLAPAVTARDDRPDVVDRVRGFFAATPERVAVHFARVVFFSDVRHRLREVTVPVTIVQSEGDIICPPHIGGYLRDHIQGSELVQLETAGHFVHLTEPDLVVELIQDRL
- a CDS encoding sensor domain-containing diguanylate cyclase; its protein translation is MTDDRTQVGLSHDLLDAAPVAILTMELRGTILAHNAPTARWLGDDEGLIGSNLVDLLTPASRLLYETQVVPRLVETGHVRALTLEVRTRSGEKRPMLVNANLRQRDTPTPVVHIAAFDATARVEFEQELVQTRREAAVAHRALSLLQEATSRLALAGGSDDLGEILADSAGTALQARWTEVRLQENTGGDAVGAATLRRWGQAPPSVGVAPDEAFSSDTLICRDLTEIAAEKPQRAAALTKDGVEALLVVPIMRERQDGRTVLGDIRCWFGRPRTLGSEEVETLHALAAQAERVLDHLRLQDRLRHIALHDALTGLPNRMLFQDRLAETLAHSGTREEPCAVLFIDLDGFKQINDARGHGVGDEVLRTVSTRLRNACRQSDVVARLGGDEFLILLEDMTLEDARSLAERVRAAVRMPLDGPASGMPLSASVGVLGWNPRDGVRAPSAAEFIAAADALMYEVKRDGKDGVLARGWSA
- a CDS encoding M20/M25/M40 family metallo-hydrolase; protein product: MPDSASDLPEVVRVAADLIRFDTSNFGGGNAKGEREAAEYVGAYLESLGLVPEYFEPVPRRTNVMARVPGRNRDKPALVVHGHLDVVPAMAEDWSVDPFAGIVRDGMLWGRGAVDMKNMDAMILTAVADLLRAGEQPERDLILAFFADEENGGVEGSALVVRERPEWFAGATEAISEVGGYSISVDGHRAYLLQVGEKALLWIRLVARGRAGHGSRLHPDNAVTRLSEAVAAIGRTHWPVRLTDTTRQLLEGLSALSGRSAEDPDALASAAGPAEAFLRSSFRTTTNPTALTAGYKHNVIPERAEALIDVRVLPGTEDAVLAQLQEIVGDDIEIEIVVRDIGMETPFTGPLVDAMVAALDRHDPGTPVIPYLLGAGTDNKALSAIGITGYGFAPLRLPAELDFTGMFHGVDERVPVDSLVFGQRVLADLFRTY